From one Paenibacillus sp. FSL K6-1330 genomic stretch:
- a CDS encoding sugar-binding transcriptional regulator yields MDQDKQRLSIEAARLYYMSDYSQQDIATRLGVSRPTVSRLLQHAKEQGYVQISIVDPLEDLDALGEGVKKKYELEQVLVSYSPINEYREIQKHISKRAADYLHETVQDADIIGVTWGTTMHAVALQLQQKPVRGVEVVQLKGGVSHSHVNTYAAEIVNLFAEAYHTMARYLPLPVIFDTTELKEMVERDRHIQRIIQLGKQANIAMFTVGTVHEDALLFRLGYLSKEEQKLLQKIGAGDICSRFFDAEGRVCSENINNRTVGIDLDDLRHKEKSILVAGGQRKVDAIRAALVGKYANILVTDQFTAQALLS; encoded by the coding sequence ATGGATCAGGATAAACAGCGCCTAAGCATTGAGGCGGCAAGATTGTACTATATGTCGGATTACAGCCAGCAGGATATCGCGACAAGACTCGGCGTTTCACGTCCTACGGTCTCCAGGCTGCTTCAGCACGCCAAGGAGCAGGGCTATGTGCAGATCAGCATTGTGGACCCTCTCGAGGACCTGGACGCTTTGGGCGAAGGAGTGAAGAAGAAGTACGAACTGGAACAGGTGCTGGTGAGTTATTCCCCCATCAATGAATACCGCGAAATTCAGAAGCATATCAGCAAAAGGGCAGCCGATTACCTTCACGAAACGGTTCAGGATGCTGATATTATCGGCGTGACCTGGGGAACGACCATGCATGCCGTGGCACTTCAGCTGCAGCAGAAGCCCGTTCGGGGCGTAGAGGTCGTGCAGTTGAAGGGCGGTGTCAGCCACTCGCATGTGAACACGTACGCCGCCGAGATTGTCAATCTTTTTGCTGAGGCGTACCACACGATGGCGAGATATTTGCCGCTGCCCGTCATCTTTGATACCACTGAGCTGAAAGAAATGGTGGAGCGAGACCGGCATATCCAGCGGATTATCCAATTAGGCAAACAAGCCAACATCGCCATGTTCACGGTCGGTACTGTTCATGAGGACGCACTTCTGTTTAGGCTCGGCTATCTTAGCAAGGAAGAACAGAAGCTGCTGCAGAAGATCGGTGCGGGCGATATTTGCTCTCGTTTTTTTGATGCGGAGGGCAGGGTGTGCAGCGAGAATATTAACAATCGTACGGTGGGCATCGATTTGGATGATCTTCGGCACAAGGAGAAATCCATTCTCGTCGCAGGCGGGCAGCGAAAGGTAGATGCCATTCGAGCGGCGCTGGTCGGTAAATATGCAAACATTCTGGTGACGGACCAGTTCACGGCGCAAGCCTTGTTATCATGA